A portion of the Oxynema aestuarii AP17 genome contains these proteins:
- a CDS encoding AAA family ATPase, producing the protein MSFAEEFELLLRARYPAIYIATREEERLENAIAQCARRQGNRAVYIWDFVEGYQGNPNDTGFGRRNPLQALEFVEKLPASAPAIFILRDFHRFLDDIAISRKLRNLAKLLKSQPKNLVLVSSQLAVPEDLSEVLTVLDFPLPVASEIREEVERLLSATGSAPESKFLDEVVRCCQGLSTERIRRVLAKAIATHGQLEPDDLELILEEKRTIIRQTQILEFYPATERISDIGGLDNLKDWLLRRGGAFSDRARQYGLPHPRGLLLVGIQGTGKSLTAKAIAHHWHLPLLRLDVGRLFGGLVGESESRTRQMIQVAEALAPCVLWIDEIDKAFSGFDSKGDGGTTSRVFGTFITWLAEKTSPVFVVATANNIGSLPPEMLRKGRFDEIFFVGLPDQEERQAIFEVHLSRLRPHNPNNYDIERLAYETPDFSGAEIEQSLIEAMHIGFSQNRDFTTDDILEAASQIVPLARTAQEQIQFLKDWAAAGKARLASRSTPLRSRMQRQLHKPESDL; encoded by the coding sequence ATGAGTTTCGCGGAAGAATTTGAATTGCTCCTACGCGCGCGCTATCCGGCGATTTACATCGCCACGCGCGAAGAAGAACGCCTCGAAAACGCGATCGCCCAATGCGCCCGCCGTCAGGGGAATCGAGCCGTTTATATCTGGGATTTTGTCGAAGGGTACCAAGGCAATCCCAACGATACGGGCTTCGGACGACGCAATCCCCTGCAAGCCCTCGAATTTGTGGAAAAACTCCCCGCTTCGGCTCCCGCGATCTTCATCCTGCGAGATTTCCACCGCTTCCTAGACGATATTGCCATTTCGCGCAAACTTCGCAATCTGGCCAAATTACTCAAATCCCAACCGAAAAATTTGGTCTTGGTCTCTTCTCAACTCGCCGTTCCCGAAGACCTCAGCGAAGTGCTGACCGTTTTGGACTTTCCCTTACCCGTCGCTTCAGAAATCCGGGAAGAAGTCGAACGGCTGCTGAGCGCCACGGGAAGCGCCCCGGAGAGCAAATTTCTCGACGAAGTGGTGCGCTGCTGCCAAGGCTTGTCTACCGAGCGCATTCGGCGGGTGCTGGCGAAGGCGATCGCCACCCACGGTCAACTCGAACCGGACGACCTCGAACTGATCCTCGAAGAAAAACGCACGATCATCCGCCAGACCCAAATCCTGGAATTCTACCCCGCTACCGAGCGCATTTCCGATATCGGCGGTCTCGACAATCTCAAAGACTGGCTGCTGCGTCGCGGTGGGGCATTTTCCGATCGCGCCCGTCAGTACGGCTTGCCTCACCCGCGCGGCTTGCTCCTCGTCGGGATCCAAGGCACCGGAAAATCCCTCACCGCTAAGGCGATCGCCCACCACTGGCACCTGCCCCTCCTCCGTCTCGATGTCGGACGCCTGTTCGGCGGCTTGGTCGGCGAGTCGGAATCGCGCACCCGCCAAATGATTCAAGTGGCCGAAGCCCTGGCGCCGTGCGTCCTCTGGATCGACGAAATCGATAAAGCCTTCTCCGGTTTCGACAGCAAGGGAGACGGCGGCACCACCAGCCGAGTTTTCGGCACCTTTATCACCTGGCTCGCCGAAAAAACCTCCCCGGTGTTCGTCGTTGCCACGGCCAACAACATCGGCTCCCTGCCGCCGGAAATGCTCCGCAAAGGTCGATTTGACGAGATCTTCTTCGTCGGTCTGCCCGACCAAGAGGAGCGCCAAGCGATTTTTGAGGTTCACCTCTCCCGATTGCGTCCCCACAATCCGAACAACTATGATATAGAACGACTGGCTTACGAAACCCCGGATTTTTCGGGGGCCGAAATCGAACAGTCTCTGATCGAAGCGATGCATATCGGCTTCAGCCAAAATCGGGACTTTACCACCGATGATATTTTGGAAGCCGCCAGTCAAATCGTCCCTCTGGCGCGCACGGCTCAAGAACAAATCCAGTTTTTGAAAGATTGGGCGGCGGCAGGCAAAGCTCGCCTCGCTTCTCGATCTACTCCCTTGAGGAGTCGGATGCAACGTCAACTGCACAAGCCCGAATCCGATTTATGA
- a CDS encoding SH3 domain-containing protein → MSLSGVLKFILGFFLAIVILAGGSVAAALYFVTKLTALPERPTFANDTPAVETTEGAGSGGSQQSQPASTASNSQTRQLEPGAYLARVTWPDGLILRDRPSYDANSIGGIEFNRTIVVVESTDDKEWEKIRVEGGNQVGWVKGGNTEPMN, encoded by the coding sequence ATGAGTCTTTCTGGTGTCCTCAAGTTTATCCTCGGCTTTTTCTTGGCGATCGTCATTCTCGCCGGGGGCAGTGTGGCGGCAGCTCTCTATTTCGTCACCAAGTTAACCGCCCTTCCCGAACGACCGACCTTTGCCAACGATACTCCGGCGGTCGAAACCACGGAAGGGGCCGGAAGTGGCGGCTCTCAACAGAGCCAACCCGCCAGTACGGCGTCGAACTCCCAGACCCGCCAGCTCGAACCCGGCGCCTACTTGGCGCGGGTGACCTGGCCCGACGGCCTGATTTTGCGCGATCGCCCCAGCTACGATGCCAACTCGATCGGCGGGATCGAGTTCAACCGCACGATTGTCGTGGTCGAATCCACCGACGATAAAGAATGGGAAAAAATTCGCGTCGAAGGGGGCAATCAAGTCGGCTGGGTCAAAGGCGGCAATACGGAACCGATGAACTAA